A single genomic interval of Zobellia nedashkovskayae harbors:
- a CDS encoding SDR family oxidoreductase produces the protein MSISIENKVALVTGANRGIGKAIVESFINHGAKKVYLAVRDTSSTKELEEKYGNKVVTIKADVSNSQSIKDLAQKANDVDVVVNNAGLGTPYATIGENVEEDFRQQLEVNAFGLLRVANAFAKTLEDKKGALVQLNSIASIKNFSQLSTYSASKAASYSLTQGLRTELGAKGVSILSVHPGPIDTDMAASAGFETDSTTEEVAEGIVSALKAGDFHLFPDVMAKQVEGAYQSFSDNVVLADMNG, from the coding sequence ATGAGCATTTCAATAGAAAATAAAGTAGCATTGGTAACAGGAGCCAATCGTGGTATTGGTAAAGCAATTGTAGAATCTTTTATAAACCACGGCGCCAAAAAAGTATATTTGGCAGTACGTGATACAAGCTCTACCAAAGAATTGGAAGAAAAGTATGGTAACAAAGTAGTAACCATTAAAGCAGATGTTTCTAATTCACAATCTATTAAAGATTTAGCTCAGAAAGCCAATGATGTAGATGTTGTTGTAAACAACGCAGGATTGGGAACTCCATACGCTACAATAGGGGAAAATGTAGAAGAAGATTTTAGACAACAACTAGAAGTCAATGCTTTTGGATTATTGCGTGTAGCTAATGCTTTCGCCAAGACTTTAGAAGATAAAAAAGGAGCTTTGGTACAGTTGAATTCTATTGCTTCCATTAAAAACTTTTCACAATTGTCTACATACTCGGCATCTAAGGCAGCTTCCTATTCTCTAACCCAAGGGTTGAGAACAGAATTAGGCGCTAAGGGAGTTAGTATTCTAAGTGTTCATCCGGGTCCTATTGATACGGATATGGCTGCAAGTGCTGGTTTTGAAACAGATTCAACTACTGAAGAGGTTGCAGAAGGTATTGTTAGCGCATTAAAAGCAGGTGACTTTCACTTGTTTCCAGATGTTATGGCAAAGCAAGTTGAAGGGGCTTACCAAAGCTTTTCTGATAATGTGGTATTGGCAGATATGAACGGATAG
- a CDS encoding universal stress protein, translated as MGKKILLPTDFSKYSLNAIQYAIKLYENKDCDFYILNTYAKDTHGLDSLTLLDPDEAFNKLSEKRSKQGLGEILTRLTFGNKNLRHRFHVLSRSTLFIDAVKDIIEDMQIDILIMGAKGTTNKRMANYGKMAISVIENIRKCPVLIVPKNAIFNSNKEIVLATDFKNDFNFFDIKHLAEIAKLSNSSIQILSLVDTNKLDAEQEKNKTLLTTYFKNIDHNFTIIHNVEMNTALNCFVKMRSSNMISYINKKRTFWERMGFGKHTLSRLGYFEDVPVLAINGK; from the coding sequence ATGGGGAAAAAGATTCTATTGCCAACAGATTTTTCAAAGTATTCATTGAACGCTATTCAATACGCTATTAAACTCTATGAAAACAAAGACTGTGATTTTTATATCCTAAATACGTATGCAAAAGATACGCATGGGCTGGACAGCCTTACTCTTTTAGATCCCGACGAAGCTTTTAACAAGCTATCTGAAAAACGCTCAAAACAAGGTCTTGGGGAAATACTCACCCGTTTAACTTTTGGAAATAAAAACCTTAGGCATCGTTTTCATGTCCTTTCCCGTTCCACCCTCTTTATAGACGCCGTGAAAGATATAATTGAAGACATGCAGATAGATATCCTTATAATGGGTGCTAAGGGAACGACCAACAAAAGAATGGCAAACTACGGTAAGATGGCTATATCCGTTATAGAAAATATTAGAAAATGTCCTGTTCTCATAGTTCCAAAAAATGCAATTTTCAATTCCAATAAAGAAATTGTGTTAGCTACCGACTTTAAAAACGATTTTAATTTTTTTGATATTAAACACTTGGCAGAAATAGCAAAACTAAGTAACTCCAGCATTCAAATACTAAGTTTAGTAGATACGAATAAGCTGGATGCGGAGCAGGAAAAAAATAAAACACTGCTTACTACCTATTTCAAAAATATTGATCACAACTTCACCATCATACACAATGTAGAGATGAACACCGCATTAAATTGCTTTGTTAAAATGAGGTCTAGTAATATGATTAGTTATATTAATAAAAAACGCACCTTTTGGGAAAGGATGGGTTTTGGAAAACATACCCTGAGCCGGTTGGGATATTTTGAGGATGTTCCTGTACTTGCTATAAACGGTAAATAG
- a CDS encoding TetR/AcrR family transcriptional regulator — translation MARKKQYNEEEVIEKATALFWRNGYEATTVRMLEKEMGINQFSIYSSFGNKQGVFLESINAYKKRIRSITDKLSKSNNGKEGIKQYFYDFLEFAKEKDKNRGCLVTNTVNEIKEDGDPIIMEQLLDFANDIKQLFVDNLLQEEGNTAEEAARQSNYLMNSLLGLSVSSKVFDQSQLNDTIEFTFLNI, via the coding sequence ATGGCTAGAAAGAAGCAATATAACGAAGAGGAAGTAATAGAAAAGGCCACCGCTCTTTTTTGGAGAAATGGTTATGAGGCTACTACTGTTCGTATGCTGGAAAAGGAAATGGGTATCAACCAATTTTCTATTTACTCTAGTTTTGGAAATAAGCAGGGTGTTTTTCTTGAAAGTATTAATGCGTACAAAAAGAGAATACGGTCTATAACTGATAAGCTTTCTAAATCTAATAATGGAAAGGAAGGCATTAAGCAATACTTCTATGATTTTTTAGAATTTGCTAAAGAAAAGGATAAGAACAGAGGTTGTTTAGTAACCAATACGGTAAATGAGATAAAAGAAGACGGAGACCCTATAATCATGGAGCAGTTGTTGGATTTTGCTAATGATATTAAACAATTGTTTGTAGATAATCTTTTGCAGGAAGAAGGTAATACGGCAGAGGAAGCCGCACGACAATCAAATTATTTAATGAATAGTTTATTAGGTTTGTCAGTTTCATCAAAAGTTTTCGACCAAAGCCAACTCAACGACACAATTGAATTTACATTTTTGAACATATAA
- a CDS encoding DsbA family oxidoreductase — protein sequence MAEKIKLDIVSDVVCPWCTIGYKRLQKAISELGIEDKIEIEWQPFELNPQMPPEGENVIEHIANKYGSTIEQQRESQQRMVEAGEELGFTFDYFDEMRMANTREAHVLLDYARENGKQTELKMRFVTAFFSERKDVSDREVLAQELKAVGLNVEKGMARLDDDTAVYEVTSKEQYWQGLGVSSVPTFVFDKKSALTGAQPVHVFKEVLTEMLQEA from the coding sequence ATGGCAGAAAAAATAAAATTAGATATTGTTTCAGATGTGGTTTGTCCTTGGTGTACCATTGGCTATAAACGCTTGCAAAAAGCCATTTCTGAATTAGGTATTGAAGATAAGATAGAGATTGAGTGGCAACCGTTTGAGTTGAATCCGCAGATGCCACCAGAAGGAGAAAATGTAATTGAGCATATTGCCAATAAATATGGGTCTACTATAGAGCAGCAAAGAGAGTCTCAGCAACGTATGGTAGAAGCTGGTGAAGAGCTTGGTTTTACTTTTGATTATTTTGATGAGATGCGTATGGCTAACACTCGTGAAGCTCATGTACTTCTTGATTATGCTAGAGAAAATGGTAAACAAACAGAACTTAAGATGCGTTTTGTAACCGCTTTTTTTAGTGAACGAAAAGATGTTTCGGATAGAGAAGTTTTAGCTCAGGAATTAAAAGCGGTAGGCCTAAATGTAGAAAAAGGTATGGCCAGATTAGATGACGATACCGCTGTTTATGAGGTTACTTCCAAAGAGCAGTATTGGCAAGGACTAGGTGTATCATCAGTGCCTACTTTTGTATTTGATAAGAAGAGTGCATTAACCGGTGCGCAACCAGTACATGTTTTTAAGGAAGTATTAACTGAGATGTTGCAGGAAGCTTAA
- a CDS encoding 3-ketoacyl-ACP reductase, with the protein MEDLKGKKAIITGGSRGIGRATAIAFAKEGIAVGITGQNENTLKETVAELKKLGVNATYAAFDVSSYKAVQKGMASIIQDLGGVDILMNNAGIGNFAPFNEMEVSEWTRMIEVNVLGVYYATKVVLPHLIANKEGDIINISSTAGLSGNANTSAYSASKFAVIGMSQALTKEVRKDNIRVSTLTPSTIATDMTLDLGITDGNPDKVMQPEDFAELITAGLKLPRRAMLANASIWSTNP; encoded by the coding sequence ATGGAAGATTTAAAAGGTAAAAAAGCTATTATTACCGGAGGGAGTAGGGGAATAGGCCGTGCCACTGCAATTGCTTTTGCAAAAGAAGGTATTGCCGTTGGAATAACGGGACAAAATGAGAATACTCTAAAAGAAACGGTAGCTGAACTTAAGAAGTTAGGTGTAAATGCCACCTATGCGGCATTTGATGTAAGTAGTTATAAAGCCGTACAAAAAGGAATGGCAAGTATCATTCAAGATTTAGGCGGAGTAGATATTTTAATGAACAACGCCGGTATTGGAAATTTTGCCCCTTTCAATGAAATGGAAGTCTCCGAATGGACGCGCATGATTGAGGTTAACGTATTGGGAGTGTATTACGCAACCAAGGTAGTTTTACCGCACTTAATAGCGAATAAAGAAGGAGATATCATCAATATCTCGTCTACAGCTGGGTTAAGTGGTAATGCAAATACTTCGGCTTATTCAGCATCTAAGTTTGCCGTTATTGGCATGTCTCAAGCATTGACTAAAGAAGTTCGTAAAGACAATATTAGAGTATCTACGTTAACACCAAGTACCATTGCCACAGATATGACTTTGGATTTAGGCATTACAGACGGTAACCCGGATAAAGTTATGCAACCAGAAGATTTTGCAGAATTGATTACTGCAGGTTTAAAATTACCTAGAAGAGCCATGTTAGCAAATGCATCTATTTGGTCCACTAATCCATAG
- a CDS encoding carboxymuconolactone decarboxylase family protein, whose translation MSTLTIHTLETAPAESKPLLENSVKSFGSIPNLHGVLAESPGLLKAYQSLHELFVNSSFNNDELTVVWQTINVEHACHYCVPAHTAIAKMMKVDDAITEALRNGTKLPSEKLQVLHETTLKVVRERGNISEEDIQAFYAAGYEKRQLLEIVLGLSQKVISNYVNHIAETPVDAPFQKFAWKK comes from the coding sequence ATGAGCACATTAACAATACACACTTTAGAAACAGCACCAGCAGAAAGTAAGCCATTACTAGAAAATTCAGTAAAGAGTTTTGGTAGCATTCCAAACTTACATGGCGTATTAGCTGAATCACCTGGTTTATTAAAAGCTTACCAATCTTTACATGAGCTTTTCGTAAACTCATCTTTCAACAATGATGAACTTACAGTTGTATGGCAAACAATTAACGTAGAACACGCTTGTCATTACTGTGTACCTGCGCATACGGCCATTGCAAAAATGATGAAGGTAGATGATGCTATTACAGAAGCGTTAAGAAACGGCACTAAATTACCATCTGAAAAGTTACAAGTATTACATGAAACTACATTAAAAGTAGTACGTGAAAGAGGTAACATTAGTGAAGAGGATATCCAAGCTTTTTACGCAGCTGGTTATGAAAAAAGACAACTGTTAGAAATTGTATTAGGTCTTTCGCAAAAGGTAATCAGTAACTACGTGAATCACATAGCAGAGACTCCTGTTGATGCACCCTTCCAAAAATTTGCTTGGAAAAAATAA
- a CDS encoding mechanosensitive ion channel family protein, whose translation MEKGLHRVLYDYLLKTGMSDTFASYLNLFIVLVVALILAYFLDLIIWKVLRSISLKLARKSKTNFDNFLVINKAPRFLAHIIPLFILFRFIPFAFFHFEYGAQVALKGLQILFVVLTLYIVKSLFKSINDYLKTKPRFRDKPMDSYIQVFMIFAWFIGILTIVAIITDVLIWKFFTALGAGSAVILLIFKDSILGLVASIQVSINDMVRIGDWITFEKYGADGNVSEITLATVKVQNFDKTITTIPTYSLISDSFKNWRGMEVSAGRRIKRALIIRQKSIRFLTDEDIESFKKIQLIQPYLTTRNEQISAYNKTHEINKELPINGRNLTNIGVFRKYVNDYLQNNSAINKGMTLMVRQLAPTPQGIPLEIYAFSSDKRWENYEYIMADIFDHLLAALPYFDLEVFELPVSLNA comes from the coding sequence ATGGAAAAGGGATTACACCGCGTATTATACGATTATCTACTAAAAACTGGAATGAGCGATACTTTCGCATCATATCTAAATCTATTTATAGTACTAGTAGTTGCCTTAATTTTAGCCTACTTCTTAGATTTAATTATTTGGAAAGTTTTACGCTCCATATCCTTAAAGCTGGCCAGAAAATCAAAAACTAATTTTGATAATTTTCTTGTTATCAATAAGGCTCCTCGTTTTCTAGCTCACATCATTCCATTATTCATCTTATTTAGGTTTATTCCTTTTGCTTTTTTTCATTTTGAATATGGAGCTCAGGTAGCTCTTAAGGGGCTACAGATACTCTTTGTTGTATTAACTCTTTATATAGTTAAAAGTCTTTTCAAAAGTATAAATGACTATTTAAAGACCAAACCTAGGTTTAGAGATAAACCAATGGACAGCTATATTCAGGTGTTCATGATTTTTGCTTGGTTTATCGGTATTTTGACTATAGTAGCCATAATTACAGATGTTCTAATCTGGAAATTCTTTACCGCTCTTGGAGCCGGTTCCGCTGTAATACTTCTGATATTTAAAGATTCTATTCTAGGTTTAGTAGCCAGTATTCAGGTTAGTATAAATGACATGGTCCGCATTGGCGACTGGATTACTTTTGAAAAATATGGAGCAGATGGTAATGTAAGCGAAATTACCCTTGCCACGGTAAAAGTCCAAAATTTTGATAAAACCATTACCACTATTCCCACCTACTCGCTAATCTCTGACTCTTTTAAAAACTGGAGGGGAATGGAGGTTTCTGCCGGAAGACGCATAAAACGTGCTTTAATTATCCGTCAAAAAAGCATTCGTTTCTTAACAGATGAGGATATAGAATCTTTTAAAAAGATACAGCTCATACAACCCTATCTTACTACAAGAAACGAACAGATAAGTGCGTATAATAAAACTCATGAAATAAATAAGGAACTACCTATTAATGGTAGAAACCTGACCAATATTGGTGTATTCCGTAAGTATGTAAATGATTACCTCCAAAATAATTCTGCTATAAATAAGGGTATGACTTTAATGGTACGTCAACTAGCACCAACACCGCAAGGTATTCCTTTGGAAATCTATGCTTTTAGCTCAGACAAACGATGGGAAAATTATGAGTATATCATGGCCGATATTTTTGACCACCTATTAGCTGCTTTACCCTATTTTGATTTGGAGGTTTTTGAACTTCCTGTTTCTCTAAATGCTTAA
- a CDS encoding EthD family reductase, which yields MIKVAVLYPNSKNVEFDLAYYVNTHIPMVKKLVGSSLKKVEVEKGVAGREPGEPAPYVAIANLYFESVEEFQKSFGPHGATFAADVPNYTNVKGVIQISDII from the coding sequence ATGATCAAAGTAGCAGTACTATATCCAAATAGTAAAAATGTAGAGTTCGATTTAGCATATTATGTAAATACACATATACCAATGGTTAAGAAATTGGTAGGGAGCTCGCTTAAAAAAGTTGAGGTAGAAAAAGGGGTGGCAGGAAGAGAACCTGGTGAGCCTGCACCTTATGTGGCAATAGCTAACCTATATTTTGAGTCCGTAGAGGAATTTCAAAAGTCTTTTGGACCCCATGGGGCAACATTTGCTGCAGATGTTCCTAATTATACAAATGTTAAGGGTGTAATTCAAATTAGTGATATAATCTAA
- a CDS encoding PAS domain-containing sensor histidine kinase, protein MGTSKNKSKSQEEYQKMFIEQASTAMAMVDNNMCYIAASPSWVKDYGLEGIEIIGRSHYEIFPEIGEDWKDMHNRCLNGATDICEETPFERTDGSVQWIYWDVRPWFISEDKIGGILMHTGDVTRRKEKELEQARIDEILEKTNEIARIGTWEINLLTGEVYWSKITREIHEVSEDFVPTLDSGVNFFKEGESREKLENAIEKAREDGTHFNLELEIVTAKRNICWTRVVGRVEYLEGKRTRLFGIVQDINNTKLAEQQLNKAHSELQAIFNSKAIAIITTGRDGIINNFNRGAEVLLGYTSAETVGINNPLLFVAEYELVRFKNELKQLYGERSSSLNHFEDISKYIDLSKKDMDDTREWTHRRKDGSTFPCQTTVSSIKDENGEHTGFIAVLSDISEIKNAEEELLEKNDRLNFAEQISMLSNWKWDTIADKVQWSQNFYKILELDESITELKFDSYFRFVHPEDIEIVNQHFEKVEKDKKWESFTHRVITTSGKVKIIQLLGEVHTNEKDEIVEMVGTCQDVTESKMAERNLQKAHSELTAIFNSNSISIITTDKNGVINRFNEGAEAILGYSAAEVVGKEKPELYLLKEEHSKFKSDIAKQNGKDPATFNYYVDSLEHDLNDTREWMYRRKDGVIVPVLATTSAIKNIDNSNEGYIAISKDISEIKNAESELLKNNQLLNYAEQISKMANWQWDPVADKGKSSKNLYKILELDEKITDLQLDIYLDFVHPEDKEITAQHFEKAVNDKKWESFTHRIITTSGRVKTIQLLGEVFTNEKGEVIEITGTCQDVTEITMAERHLQKAHSELQAIFNSESILIITTDKNGVINRFNHGAELLLGYSAAEMVGIEKPAKYIHETEITKFRNDIAVENGEDPGTYDHYENLFKKELNDTREWTYYKKDGSPVSVLSTITTIKNGDNANEGFIAISKDISEIKNAESELLKKNEQLNFAEQISMMGHWQWNTVADTVKWSQNLYTVFELDETITNLNFDTYFGFVYPEDKEIVTQYFDKAIKDKKLNSFTHRIITTSGKLKTIHVLGEVHTNEKGEIVEMVGTSQDVTDIKMAEKKFRGLLESAPDAMVIVNDRGTIQLINKQSEKLFGYTPEELIDKPVEILIPTRFYPEHPTHRSSFFHTPINKEMGIGKDLYALKKNGDEIPIQISLSPLHTEEGLLVSAAIRDITKRKLAEQKINEAKENLELVAQKLSSQNKQLADFTHITSHNLRAPVANLNALLEIFNHTENEADRKEIFVKFNTVIQHLTLTLNTLVDALKTKISDSKEDLEEIDLDDVLKHTKEILSGAILNSGAIIKSDFSKASTIRYNRIYMESIFLNLVGNAIKYKSEARIPEILITSEVENEKLILKFQDNGLGIDLEQHGHKLFGLNKVFHRHPDAKGVGLFLTKTQIEAMGGAISACSTVNVGTTFTIHFD, encoded by the coding sequence TTGGGGACATCTAAGAACAAATCAAAGTCACAGGAGGAGTATCAGAAAATGTTTATTGAACAGGCCTCTACTGCAATGGCTATGGTGGATAATAACATGTGCTATATTGCCGCGTCTCCATCATGGGTGAAGGATTACGGCTTAGAAGGAATAGAAATAATAGGTCGTTCCCACTATGAAATCTTTCCCGAAATAGGTGAGGATTGGAAAGATATGCACAATAGGTGTTTAAATGGCGCAACGGATATTTGTGAAGAAACGCCTTTTGAACGCACAGATGGTTCCGTACAATGGATTTATTGGGATGTTAGGCCTTGGTTCATATCAGAGGACAAAATTGGCGGTATTTTAATGCATACCGGAGATGTTACACGTAGAAAGGAAAAAGAGCTAGAGCAGGCTAGAATTGACGAGATACTAGAAAAAACAAATGAAATTGCCAGAATTGGAACCTGGGAAATAAATCTATTAACAGGTGAGGTTTATTGGAGTAAAATAACTCGCGAAATACACGAGGTTTCAGAAGATTTTGTCCCGACTTTAGATAGTGGTGTCAACTTTTTTAAAGAAGGCGAAAGTAGAGAGAAATTAGAAAATGCAATTGAAAAAGCTAGGGAAGACGGCACTCATTTTAATTTGGAATTAGAAATCGTAACTGCCAAGCGTAATATTTGTTGGACTAGGGTAGTAGGGAGAGTAGAATACTTGGAAGGAAAACGAACTAGGCTTTTTGGGATAGTTCAAGATATCAATAACACAAAACTAGCGGAACAACAATTAAACAAGGCCCACTCAGAACTTCAAGCTATATTCAATTCAAAAGCCATTGCAATCATCACTACTGGCAGAGATGGTATTATTAATAATTTTAATAGAGGTGCAGAGGTTTTGTTAGGCTATACGTCTGCAGAAACTGTTGGAATCAACAATCCTTTGTTATTTGTTGCAGAATATGAACTAGTAAGGTTTAAAAATGAATTAAAGCAATTGTATGGGGAAAGGTCATCTAGCTTGAACCATTTTGAAGATATCTCAAAATATATAGATCTTTCAAAAAAAGATATGGATGATACCCGGGAATGGACACATCGCAGAAAAGACGGGTCAACATTTCCATGTCAAACAACGGTCTCATCTATTAAAGATGAAAACGGTGAGCATACGGGCTTTATCGCTGTATTGTCCGATATTTCGGAAATTAAAAATGCAGAGGAAGAACTTCTGGAAAAAAATGATAGATTAAATTTTGCCGAACAGATTTCAATGTTGTCCAATTGGAAATGGGATACGATCGCGGATAAAGTACAGTGGTCGCAAAATTTTTATAAAATTCTAGAGCTTGATGAATCCATAACGGAACTAAAGTTTGATTCGTATTTTAGGTTTGTTCATCCAGAAGATATAGAGATTGTCAATCAACATTTTGAGAAAGTAGAAAAGGATAAAAAATGGGAAAGTTTTACACATCGTGTTATTACCACTTCAGGTAAGGTAAAAATAATTCAACTTTTAGGAGAGGTCCATACCAACGAAAAAGATGAGATTGTTGAAATGGTTGGTACGTGCCAAGATGTGACCGAAAGTAAAATGGCGGAACGTAATTTGCAAAAAGCCCATTCTGAATTGACAGCTATATTCAATTCAAATTCTATTTCAATCATAACAACAGATAAAAATGGTGTCATTAATCGATTCAATGAAGGAGCGGAGGCTATATTAGGCTACTCCGCGGCTGAAGTAGTAGGGAAAGAAAAACCTGAACTCTATCTTCTTAAAGAAGAGCATTCCAAATTTAAAAGTGATATTGCAAAGCAAAATGGTAAAGACCCTGCTACATTTAATTATTATGTAGATAGTTTAGAGCACGATTTAAATGATACCCGAGAATGGATGTATCGCCGGAAAGATGGCGTTATTGTTCCGGTACTTGCTACAACATCGGCTATTAAAAATATAGACAATAGTAATGAAGGTTATATAGCAATTTCCAAAGATATTTCTGAAATAAAAAATGCGGAAAGTGAGCTTCTGAAAAACAATCAGCTTTTAAATTATGCCGAACAGATTTCAAAGATGGCCAATTGGCAATGGGACCCTGTTGCCGATAAAGGAAAATCTTCAAAAAATCTATATAAAATTCTAGAGCTTGACGAAAAAATCACCGACCTACAGTTAGACATATATTTAGATTTTGTTCATCCAGAAGATAAAGAGATTACTGCTCAACATTTTGAGAAAGCAGTAAACGATAAAAAATGGGAAAGTTTTACGCATCGTATTATTACAACTTCAGGTAGAGTAAAAACAATTCAGCTCTTAGGAGAAGTTTTTACTAACGAAAAAGGTGAGGTAATAGAAATAACCGGTACCTGCCAAGATGTGACCGAAATTACAATGGCGGAACGTCATTTACAAAAAGCCCATTCTGAATTGCAAGCTATATTCAACTCAGAATCTATTTTAATTATAACAACAGATAAGAATGGTGTCATTAATCGTTTCAATCATGGTGCAGAGTTGTTATTGGGGTATTCTGCGGCAGAAATGGTTGGGATAGAAAAACCTGCAAAATATATTCACGAGACTGAAATTACAAAATTTAGAAATGATATTGCTGTAGAAAATGGTGAAGATCCAGGTACATATGATCATTATGAAAACCTTTTTAAAAAGGAGTTAAACGACACTCGTGAATGGACCTATTACAAAAAAGATGGTTCGCCAGTTTCCGTACTCTCTACAATTACCACTATTAAAAATGGAGACAATGCCAATGAAGGATTTATAGCAATCTCCAAAGATATTTCTGAAATTAAAAATGCGGAAAGTGAACTTCTGAAAAAAAATGAGCAATTAAATTTTGCGGAACAGATTTCAATGATGGGCCATTGGCAATGGAACACCGTTGCCGATACCGTAAAGTGGTCACAAAATCTTTATACCGTTTTTGAATTGGACGAGACCATAACCAATCTTAATTTTGATACGTATTTTGGTTTTGTTTATCCAGAAGATAAAGAAATTGTTACTCAATATTTTGATAAAGCAATAAAAGACAAAAAGCTTAATAGCTTTACTCATAGAATTATAACTACTTCGGGTAAGCTAAAAACAATTCACGTTTTAGGAGAAGTTCATACCAACGAAAAAGGTGAGATTGTTGAAATGGTAGGTACTAGCCAAGATGTGACGGACATTAAAATGGCAGAAAAGAAGTTTAGAGGACTTTTAGAATCTGCTCCAGACGCTATGGTCATCGTAAATGATAGGGGAACTATACAACTAATAAATAAACAATCTGAAAAATTATTTGGATATACCCCCGAAGAATTAATTGATAAACCAGTGGAAATCTTAATTCCCACAAGATTTTATCCTGAACATCCCACGCACCGCAGTAGTTTTTTTCATACCCCAATTAATAAAGAAATGGGAATTGGCAAGGATTTATACGCATTAAAGAAAAATGGAGATGAAATACCCATTCAAATAAGTTTGAGTCCACTTCACACAGAAGAAGGGTTGTTGGTTTCTGCAGCCATACGTGACATTACCAAAAGAAAATTGGCCGAACAAAAAATTAATGAGGCAAAAGAGAATTTAGAACTTGTAGCACAAAAACTATCCAGTCAAAATAAGCAACTTGCAGATTTCACTCATATAACCTCCCACAATTTAAGGGCGCCTGTAGCCAATCTAAATGCGTTGCTGGAGATATTTAATCACACAGAGAATGAAGCAGATCGTAAAGAGATATTCGTAAAGTTCAATACGGTTATTCAACATCTTACTTTAACGCTTAACACTTTAGTTGATGCATTAAAAACAAAAATCAGTGATTCAAAAGAAGATTTAGAAGAGATTGATTTAGACGATGTATTAAAGCATACCAAAGAAATTTTGAGCGGAGCAATATTGAATTCCGGAGCTATAATCAAAAGCGACTTTTCTAAGGCTTCAACTATTCGCTATAACAGAATTTATATGGAAAGTATTTTCCTCAATTTGGTAGGAAATGCTATAAAATATAAATCGGAAGCACGTATACCGGAAATACTGATTACCTCAGAGGTTGAAAACGAAAAACTTATACTTAAATTCCAAGACAACGGCCTTGGTATAGATTTAGAACAACATGGGCATAAGTTATTTGGATTAAACAAGGTTTTTCACAGGCACCCTGATGCAAAAGGTGTTGGTTTGTTTTTGACGAAAACACAAATTGAAGCCATGGGAGGTGCGATTTCTGCGTGCAGTACGGTAAATGTAGGAACCACTTTTACAATACATTTTGATTAA